A window of the Cicer arietinum cultivar CDC Frontier isolate Library 1 chromosome 6, Cicar.CDCFrontier_v2.0, whole genome shotgun sequence genome harbors these coding sequences:
- the LOC101495264 gene encoding beta-glucuronosyltransferase GlcAT14A-like isoform X3, whose product MMRLLKAIYHPRNQYLLQLDDASSDSERMDLALLIKSHMVFEEFGNVNVVGKSYGINKMGSSSLSASLHAAALLLKLNEDWDWFITLSSSDYPLMTQDDILHVFMSLPTYLNFIHFTNKTLRNEQRNMNQIVVDPSLHYEKSTPLYFAVEARDTPDAFKIFRGSPWMILTRSFMDYCVNGWDNLPRRLLMFFSNVAYPMESYFHTVLCNSQEFKNTIVDNNLIYSLFDNDPSESQLLDMSHYDTMMEIGAAFARPFGENDLVLEKIDDLVLNRSLNGFVQGEWCSSSNLEINETTKVSKIEEDMCLIYGNIDVVKPTIFGIKLRTQLDEIVNSGRYRTSQCQFQLV is encoded by the exons ATGATGAGATTATTAAAAGCTATATATCACCCAAGAAATCAATACTTACTTCAACTTGATGATGCTTCCTCTGACTCTGAAAGAATGGATTTAGCTCTTTTAATTAAATCTCATATGGTTTTTGAGGAATTTGGAAATGTTAATGTTGTTGGAAAAAGTTATGGTATTAATAAGATGGGTTCTTCTTCACTTTCTGCTTCTCTTCATGCTGCTGCTTTGCTTCTTAAATTGAATGAAGATTGGGATTGGTTCATTACTTTGAGTTCTTCAGATTATCCTCTCATGACTCAAGATG ATATTCTTCACGTTTTCATGTCCTTGCCAACGTATCTCAACTTTATTCATTTCACTAACAAGACACTAAGGAATGA GCAAAGAAACATGAATCAAATAGTTGTAGACCCAAGTTTACATTATGAAAAAAGTACTCCACTTTACTTTGCAGTGGAAGCTAGAGATACCCCTGATGCTTTCAAGATATTTAGAG gtTCACCTTGGATGATTCTCACAAGATCTTTTATGGATTATTGTGTGAATGGATGGGACAATTTACCAAGAAGACTTCTAATGTTCTTTAGCAATGTAGCATATCCTATGGAATCTTATTTCCACACAGTCCTATGTAACTCTCAAGAGTTCAAGAACACTATAGTAGACAATAATCTAATTTATAGTCTTTTTGACAATGATCCATCAGAATCACAATTACTTGATATGTCACACTATGATACAATGATGGAAATCGGTGCCGCATTTGCGCGTCCGTTCGGCGAAAATGATCTTGTTCTTGAGAAAATTGATGATTTGGTTCTTAATAGAAGTTTAAATGGTTTTGTTCAAGGAGAGTGGTGTTCAAGTTCAAATTTAGAGATAAATGAAACTACTAAGGTTTCAAAAATTGAGGAAGATATGTGTTTGATATATGGTAACATTGATGTTGTAAAGCCAACAATTTTTGGCATTAAACTTAGAACTCAATTAGATGAAATTGTTAATAGTGGGAGATATAGAACTAGCCAATGTCAATTTCAATTGGTGTGA
- the LOC101494931 gene encoding B-box zinc finger protein 32, translating into MEIKCKTCELCNQQASLYCPSDSAFLCRNCDDAVHAANLLVARHHRQLICSKCNGFTGIHISGTELRRLPSTCQSCLPENPADDTDSQLSSSPSESCTTAPKKMKSRRIKRSLSSVTDETSPAKKMKIGSKSVGSVAEEIFVKWRRELELDLPVNGNRVVVEALNVCLRKWKLLPLEVVAATSFWFGLRFCGDVSFATSRNLIRLEKISKVPAKLILAAHAKLARVLTHHFELQEGWDES; encoded by the coding sequence ATGGAGATAAAATGCAAAACTTGCGAACTTTGCAATCAACAAGCTTCTCTCTATTGTCCCTCCGATTCAGCTTTTCTTTGCCGGAACTGCGACGACGCCGTTCACGCCGCTAACCTCCTCGTCGCTCGCCACCACCGCCAACTCATCTGCTCCAAATGCAACGGTTTCACCGGAATTCACATCTCCGGCACCGAACTCCGTCGTCTCCCGTCAACCTGCCAATCATGTTTACCGGAAAACCCTGCCGATGACACCGATTCTCAactttcttcttctccttctgaATCTTGCACTACAGCACCAAAGAAGATGAAATCTAGGAGGATTAAGAGAAGTTTGAGTTCCGTTACCGATGAAACATCTCCGGCGAAGAAAATGAAGATCGGAAGTAAAAGTGTTGGATCGGTGGCGGAGGAGATTTTTGTAAAATGGAGGAGAGAGTTAGAGTTAGATTTACCGGTGAACGGTAATCGCGTGGTGGTGGAGGCTTTGAATGTGTGTCTGAGAAAGTGGAAGTTACTACCGTTGGAGGTGGTTGCTGCGACGTCGTTTTGGTTTGGTTTGAGATTTTGTGGGGACGTTAGTTTTGCCACGTCTCGAAATCTGATTAGGTTAGAGAAAATATCAAAGGTACCAGCTAAGCTGATTTTGGCCGCACATGCGAAGCTCGCACGTGTCCTTACACACCATTTTGAATTGCAAGAAGGATGGGATGAGTCCTAA
- the LOC101495264 gene encoding beta-glucuronosyltransferase GlcAT14C-like isoform X1 encodes MRTSKFACRGLNYGLCLLIVAVCLLLFATVSRLNIPNVSYATNNDVVPKKVVVSKGQIYPPVFAYWIFGTKGENKKMMRLLKAIYHPRNQYLLQLDDASSDSERMDLALLIKSHMVFEEFGNVNVVGKSYGINKMGSSSLSASLHAAALLLKLNEDWDWFITLSSSDYPLMTQDDILHVFMSLPTYLNFIHFTNKTLRNEQRNMNQIVVDPSLHYEKSTPLYFAVEARDTPDAFKIFRGSPWMILTRSFMDYCVNGWDNLPRRLLMFFSNVAYPMESYFHTVLCNSQEFKNTIVDNNLIYSLFDNDPSESQLLDMSHYDTMMEIGAAFARPFGENDLVLEKIDDLVLNRSLNGFVQGEWCSSSNLEINETTKVSKIEEDMCLIYGNIDVVKPTIFGIKLRTQLDEIVNSGRYRTSQCQFQLV; translated from the exons ATGAGAACATCCAAATTTGCATGTAGAGGATTGAATTATGGTCTATGCCTTTTAATTGTTGCTGTTTGTTTACTATTATTTGCAACAGTTTCAAGATTAAACATTCCAAATGTTTCTTATGCCACAAACAATGATGTTGTTCCTAAGAAAGTTGTTGTATCAAAAGGACAGATTTACCCTCCTGTTTTTGCATATTGGATTTTTGGCACAAAAGGAGAGAACAAAAAAATGATGAGATTATTAAAAGCTATATATCACCCAAGAAATCAATACTTACTTCAACTTGATGATGCTTCCTCTGACTCTGAAAGAATGGATTTAGCTCTTTTAATTAAATCTCATATGGTTTTTGAGGAATTTGGAAATGTTAATGTTGTTGGAAAAAGTTATGGTATTAATAAGATGGGTTCTTCTTCACTTTCTGCTTCTCTTCATGCTGCTGCTTTGCTTCTTAAATTGAATGAAGATTGGGATTGGTTCATTACTTTGAGTTCTTCAGATTATCCTCTCATGACTCAAGATG ATATTCTTCACGTTTTCATGTCCTTGCCAACGTATCTCAACTTTATTCATTTCACTAACAAGACACTAAGGAATGA GCAAAGAAACATGAATCAAATAGTTGTAGACCCAAGTTTACATTATGAAAAAAGTACTCCACTTTACTTTGCAGTGGAAGCTAGAGATACCCCTGATGCTTTCAAGATATTTAGAG gtTCACCTTGGATGATTCTCACAAGATCTTTTATGGATTATTGTGTGAATGGATGGGACAATTTACCAAGAAGACTTCTAATGTTCTTTAGCAATGTAGCATATCCTATGGAATCTTATTTCCACACAGTCCTATGTAACTCTCAAGAGTTCAAGAACACTATAGTAGACAATAATCTAATTTATAGTCTTTTTGACAATGATCCATCAGAATCACAATTACTTGATATGTCACACTATGATACAATGATGGAAATCGGTGCCGCATTTGCGCGTCCGTTCGGCGAAAATGATCTTGTTCTTGAGAAAATTGATGATTTGGTTCTTAATAGAAGTTTAAATGGTTTTGTTCAAGGAGAGTGGTGTTCAAGTTCAAATTTAGAGATAAATGAAACTACTAAGGTTTCAAAAATTGAGGAAGATATGTGTTTGATATATGGTAACATTGATGTTGTAAAGCCAACAATTTTTGGCATTAAACTTAGAACTCAATTAGATGAAATTGTTAATAGTGGGAGATATAGAACTAGCCAATGTCAATTTCAATTGGTGTGA
- the LOC101495264 gene encoding beta-glucuronosyltransferase GlcAT14C-like isoform X2 — protein MRTSKFACRGLNYGLCLLIVAVCLLLFATVSRLNIPNVSYATNNDVVPKKVVVSKGQIYPPVFAYWIFGTKGENKKMMRLLKAIYHPRNQYLLQLDDASSDSERMDLALLIKSHMVFEEFGNVNVVGKSYGINKMGSSSLSASLHAAALLLKLNEDWDWFITLSSSDYPLMTQDDILHVFMSLPTYLNFIHFTNKTLRNEQRNMNQIVVDPSLHYEKSTPLYFAVEARDTPDAFKIFRESQLLDMSHYDTMMEIGAAFARPFGENDLVLEKIDDLVLNRSLNGFVQGEWCSSSNLEINETTKVSKIEEDMCLIYGNIDVVKPTIFGIKLRTQLDEIVNSGRYRTSQCQFQLV, from the exons ATGAGAACATCCAAATTTGCATGTAGAGGATTGAATTATGGTCTATGCCTTTTAATTGTTGCTGTTTGTTTACTATTATTTGCAACAGTTTCAAGATTAAACATTCCAAATGTTTCTTATGCCACAAACAATGATGTTGTTCCTAAGAAAGTTGTTGTATCAAAAGGACAGATTTACCCTCCTGTTTTTGCATATTGGATTTTTGGCACAAAAGGAGAGAACAAAAAAATGATGAGATTATTAAAAGCTATATATCACCCAAGAAATCAATACTTACTTCAACTTGATGATGCTTCCTCTGACTCTGAAAGAATGGATTTAGCTCTTTTAATTAAATCTCATATGGTTTTTGAGGAATTTGGAAATGTTAATGTTGTTGGAAAAAGTTATGGTATTAATAAGATGGGTTCTTCTTCACTTTCTGCTTCTCTTCATGCTGCTGCTTTGCTTCTTAAATTGAATGAAGATTGGGATTGGTTCATTACTTTGAGTTCTTCAGATTATCCTCTCATGACTCAAGATG ATATTCTTCACGTTTTCATGTCCTTGCCAACGTATCTCAACTTTATTCATTTCACTAACAAGACACTAAGGAATGA GCAAAGAAACATGAATCAAATAGTTGTAGACCCAAGTTTACATTATGAAAAAAGTACTCCACTTTACTTTGCAGTGGAAGCTAGAGATACCCCTGATGCTTTCAAGATATTTAGAG AATCACAATTACTTGATATGTCACACTATGATACAATGATGGAAATCGGTGCCGCATTTGCGCGTCCGTTCGGCGAAAATGATCTTGTTCTTGAGAAAATTGATGATTTGGTTCTTAATAGAAGTTTAAATGGTTTTGTTCAAGGAGAGTGGTGTTCAAGTTCAAATTTAGAGATAAATGAAACTACTAAGGTTTCAAAAATTGAGGAAGATATGTGTTTGATATATGGTAACATTGATGTTGTAAAGCCAACAATTTTTGGCATTAAACTTAGAACTCAATTAGATGAAATTGTTAATAGTGGGAGATATAGAACTAGCCAATGTCAATTTCAATTGGTGTGA